The DNA sequence CAGTATTTGGCGGAGTCTTTTATTTGAAGAAGCGCACCATGGTTACCGATGTTGGACAGACAGCGGCGGTACCACAACTGGAGAAAAGGGTGAGTTATATAAAAAAGTGAGTCTAACGTGAAAAATCTTTTTGACTAAGCACTAACCGCTTATCTATtggtgtatttttttatactaagTCGGTGTCAAACAAGCATACCTACTAATCCTTGGTGTTCACTTAATTATAtgacaaatgatgatgatgcatcATTTCCCGTAAATCGCACTTTATGTCGTGAACATCATGGACTAtacggcccgtctgatggtaagcattAAGCAGTCCCCGTAGCCTATgtatgttacatgcgcgttacCGTCCCTAACACTTCGCACCCTCGTTGAGCTCTGTTAGCTCGGCTATAAcaactatatttctctattgcAGAGCAATAAGCCGATAATGGAAAAGAGAAGAAGAGCGCGAATTAATAATTGTCTCAACGAACTGAAGGCGCTTATACTGAATGTTATGAAAAAAGACGTAAGTAGTTACTTTACTGTACTTATAGACATTTATAGATACACTTACTTATACCCGTAGTAACTTAATTTAATCCTTAACCGCGTATGCAATTATATGGCAGTAACAATATTCAACTCTACTGATGATAACTATTAAAGTTCTATTTTAAACAGTTTAAACAAATGATTTTATATAAGTAGGTCAACTCTGACCACGCTAAGTTTGCACAATGTTGGCAGTAAGAACGCATCCTTATAAGCAGTATAAGCTTACATATTTAGCACTTGGCATGAAAGAATGATTAACAACGTCGAATATTTCTTTTCCAGCCAGCCAGTCACTCGAAGTTAGAAAAGGCCGACATCCTCGAGATGACTGTCAAACATTTAGGCGGTTTACGCTCCGGCGCATCGGACAGGTTCCGCGCCGGCTACCGGCGTTGCCTGTCCGAGGTGGCCCGGTTTCCAGGGCTAGATATCGAATTAAGGAAGAGGCTGGTGAAACACTTGGAAGGATTGGCGCCGGGAGTCAGGCCTGTCACACCCACTTCGACTTTAGATGTAGATGATGCAGTTTCGCCGTCTACTGTTTTGATCTCTGGTAAGTTGTCTGTCTACACTCCTCCATCTTATCGTTACGGGTCGGCCACGACATTacgcgacggcggcagcgacaaccatagaAGGGAACGGAAGGCGCCGATCGCTGcatctcgctccaacctatggttttCGCTGCCGCCATCGCAaatcgctcaatgtcgtggccgagccatTATAAGCTTTCCTGGGAGCACCCTAAAGAAACCAGAGCCCTTTATAATCACTATAATATTTTAGGATAATATTTTAGCTATAATATTTTAGGATAGGCGCAAGGAACATTTATACAAGCACTGTTATGTGACCTTCCCTTAACCGAGAATAGATACctatattattgaaattattcTTTCTGACGACGTTTTCTACGTAcaagcaacactcctaactgtacattggtagaccttattacaaaaggcataaggtccaccgatgtggTACGTTACGTTACAAGTTGTCCACGTATTTCTATGCAGCGGTGTCAAAAAGTAACATTAGCTCCATCACGACGACAGCCTTGTCCATCATACCTACAAATAGCTTAATATTTTATCTACTATTTTACCTTTTCCTTTTTTCCAGCTGACCCCAGCTCAGTTCACCTAATCCCTACTCGTCTACCCAACGGCGACGTCGCATTGCTTCTCCCAGCCAACGTGAACGCGAACACATTAGGGTCTTGGCCTGCTGTAGACGCACCAACCCTAGTACCTTTCTCCCGAGACCCTTGTTACTCGCCTGCCAGTTCAGCGGGCTCCCCCCGTCCCGCGGACCTCGCCCCTCTAGCTTTGGTGGCGAGAAAAACACAGGACAAACCGTGGAGGCCTTGGTGACGGCCAGCTGATAGTCATggaacagcaacactcctaactacACATCGGTAgaacttattacaaaaggcataaggtccaccgatacagttaacagtgtgggcgatggtatgatGATGCTTCTGTGATACTAAGAGTGCGTGAATATCGTGAATGAAGTTCCTAGACAGTATTAAGAATAGCAGTCAGGGGCCAGGGGACAACCAAGTCACTACTggattattttttatcaaaaatcaaccttattctATTGCTCGTAAGGTTTACTATTGCTATGGACTTGTTGTAATCATGACAATGgaaaatgtaggtatttaaagtcaaagaatttaatttcctaccCATTTCGTAGCTTATAAAGTCTAGCTAGAGACCTCATATTATTGTCTCTGTGataaagtacaaaatgggtgaaaataaattctttgactgtacactggcgttcaaaagtgcatagagatgtttcaaccgtaatattaaggcattacggtcgacatctatccatgcacttttaaACGCCACTGTACATGTCTGTGAATAGAAACATGAAACTTTGATCAGTCTTCCTTCAGTTAAATGTAGaaattatttgtaaatatactATGAGACATCTAAGTCAGTATTTTGTACGAATACTAATAACATAAGTGCCGTTTTCAAAGGGGATGTGGGTCCAATTTAACCTAGTTATTTCATTAGACTATGGCACGTATTAAATAGTAAGTAATTTATGTGTTAAGTTAAGAAGCTTATAATGAAGATTGCTAActattaagtaattttattatggaagtAATCATGATCTAACTGTAACAACTACCAGTAAATGTTACATAAAGTAAATAAGTATTACATATAAAACGATTGTTTTGAAAACAAAGCTTTTACTTTAAAAAGTGccataaaaatgaaattaagtgATATATTACTACATATTACGTGTAGCGTATAATTTCAAGGACCCTATTATTTAAGCTACAATTTTATTCGTTTCAACAGACAACATCGATACGATTGACATACGCTTGGGCAATGGCAATAGACTTCTGACTGTACATACTTTTTTACAGAATTATACATAGTGCACCAAAAAAATAGTAGTCGATGCACTTACAAATTCTGTTTagccacagggcggacacgccatacatcaaaactcgtttgcgtgtatatgtgtgaacggcacgtctgtacacgcgtcattgtgtgagtaagtcgcttagggctactatttacatgtttttgagttcacggagcgttatcgttgtactcgtaacgtaaatatcaaacatttttattcctaaaattaaagaaacaaacataatttacaagatggtattttctcctacatccttgctataataaactgttctattcacaggtcacagctaatattatttgaacgtatatgcgaactcacccgtaacccgtaaaggccgtaaaatattacgtaaagtatatgatgcggcaataaattaccaaaaatgtcatgtcgaattgtcgatacacaattagcgtggactaaatataaataattacaaaacgctactttttaatatatgtataataaaaataaatgttctttatttcgtgaatttgaaaaacaaccgtacatcgcaaaatacatcgacattttgaacgttgcgtcatcgcgccgcggcgttgctagccgaactgagagtatgtcaggagtccgtcagaactcagtcgcggggcgaggtaatccgagtcggggcggggcggtgcgtgtccgttctgtatgataatactattacttattctgtggtttagCCTATTacattttaacataaaattgaaTTCTAGATTTTTAAGTGGTTGTTTCAAAAGTGGTTCAATTGACCCCGGTCTACCCTAAAAGACGAAGTGAAATAAAACGTACGTATTGTGTTTACCATTTATTGTACATGAACCTTTTTGTAACACCATACATATAAGCATTTCCTATAACAGCATGCACTTACACTGAGCGTCTACGAAACACGCACGTTTTTATTTCTACGGtcaatatacaccgtgtttttttttgttttccgttaatttcaagggtgcattcctcagcttaaatcaagtaattttctcaaagacaccgatattctaattaactccatttcggagataatcaatattttatttttttcctataaggcctctacaagcgtgtacacttgccttagggccggtttacatattgattagtgtttagaatgagttcatacaattgctactaaacttaagtacaatctcggtcgatcgatgttcaaaatgacattgatatgtcacagatttcaattgtttggttgagttaaatgtaatgaccgtcttacaacaacgctacatgctacatttaattactttttaaacttaattttttttaaagcaaaaaaaaatttttttttgaaaattaactatgccatttagttctcttaaacgtacttaaccataccccgaagttaacggaattcaataaaaacacggtgtacaatttttttaatactttaatGAAGAACGTTATGCTTTTATTATATGGTTAAATAGTATCGTATCAGCGGCGGCTTGCTATTTTATTTAGGCCTGTAGATTAAAGCGCTTGATTGTCATGAAATAGGCTAGCCGATAGGAATATTGCCTTGCCACTGGTGCGTCTTTTGTATAGTAAGATACCTCGTATCTATCCAAAATTCCGTTATAAGTTTTTATCAGTTAAATGTTGCGTTAAAATAGATCTTCACCCCGAGCAATAAGGCTTATTTTAGCTCAAGTTTGACCGTCCATAATAGCTTATTGTTATGCGTGTTTCGAAGATGATAACCAAGCGAATACCCTACGATAAATCTAATTAACACTAATTATATTTAGTGATACTTTTTAAAAGTATacaataatttatatatttagttCAATATCTTGTTATGAAATGAAACGAAGGCATTTCTACATAGGAATGGTATGTTAACGTGGTAGTTTACGACACACTCTTTATATTATTCGAACTATAAAATGTAGTCGGAATCAGATTGGATGGTCTGTATCGGCGGCGTTTAGCTCGAGGCGAAACTGATGAAGGGCTTCTGAGGGGCACGAAATATCGAAATATGTCGCTTTCACACTTTTATAGTTATCATTTTAAGGAGTCCATTTAGTTACTTTGTGGCAAAAAACACGCCGTAATATAAAGTCAATTTGATGCCGACGACATTATTCTATATCTACCCGCAGGAAAATATAGCAGAAAAACAAATATACAGATACGTGTTGGGCTTTAGCGGACCACTGTTTTAGAATACATTAAAAATCGACAGATACGTTCAAACTTAGGTTCATCTTAATATATTTCATACAAACAACTGTAACGGAATTGAATTAAAAATGGACAAAACATGTTTGTCTGCATTATGAGttttataaaaaacctaaaaaataTCCCTTTTGGTTTATATGAATATCGCACAATATATTACGAGTGCATAAGTATTCAAAAACGATATACTACATACATAAGTAACTTGGACACATTACTGCAATAataatacttacattttttggTCGAATACAAATAAGCACCTCACGATGCAATAAAATCCTAAATCGCATAAAATATACAgatgtattataatttaattcctACTTGTGTCACCACAATCaaaatcataataaatataaGATTTCATAAAAACATTTCATTTTGAGATTCGATGTGGCTTACAAATACATGTTACATTATAGTGTGTACATAACaaaacaatatacatataatctTTAGAGGACTGATATAAATTGCatacacatatatacatatatggtaTAAGTATACATACTTTATTGGTAGATGGGCGAATGAGCGCTGCTCAGAAACCAGAAACTGTCCAGATACCAAGCCATTTATGAAAACACAATGACAAACAAatcttttaacacattcattgccactaaatgctacgggttacgctcgtagcgcgtagccacggtctcgccgtatgtagcgcgtagtcgcgaCAAACactgtacccgacagtcgggttcttagCCCTAAATGTGTTAAAATGTCATTAATTGCCAGCCCTCTAAGAATCATATACAGACATATCATATATTTTACCCAGTATCaggcataaaaataataatattctacttaaaaatataaaaattaaaaaaaaaaactcataacTTGGATGTTAGGAAACTTCTTTAAACAAATGAATTAGCTCAAAAGTCAGTGTCAAGAGCCGAGCGAATATTATATGTCTTTTTCACAGTTACAACTTGTATATTCTGATAAGGGCATTTCATGGTCCAATAATTTGCTAGCTGATTTCAGTTCAACACAATGCCCTTAACCGATTACAATGTTTGAGCGACTTCCAACTTTAACTCAATGGCCATAGGGTTGATTTTATCTAGCTGGCCCGGTTAACATTAGATATAAACAGTATGTAACGCGCCTTTTGTAGCTTCGAGTCCGATTCAAGAAATTCTGGAAAGagattttgattttattaaaaatgtcaattaaatgataaaaattagtttatttataaTGGTGTGGCATTACACATGAGGGGTTCTAAAAGCTGTAACAGACAACCGCACCGcaccgcaccgcaccgcgaccgtTGGTACGGTGCGGCGGACGTATCGGTAGTGTGTAAGGTGGTCGCCCTACGTGCGTTAAGGACGCAGCTATAAGTAAGGACGCACCAAACTCGcagtgcggtgcggtagtctgaaCATGGCTTTGAATTAATTCATGTATTAGGGTAGACAATCATAGGAGGGTGTTAATTGAGATTAATTTAGAGTTGCAATTTCGAAACAAACACAAAGACGACGCCGTAGGATAGCTAGAAGTTATTGTAATTGCAACCGTATCTTCGTAAAAGTAAGTTACAATTTGGCTCGGTCGAAATTTTTTATATATCTTCCAATATGTAAGCCGATAAAAAAGTGTATCACATAGCTAAAAATGTACAGGCCCCATATCCCCatatatatcagagcggccaacgtggaggctattcataaattacgatGACGATCCCGTATCCCGATCTGGACATCGGATAATGGTAGCATGACGGAGGAGGAAACGGAGTTATTCGAAgtatgatttttggatgattttagggggtcaaaaatcgatgattAATTTATGGATAGCCCCGTGCtcactaggtacagaagactcactctctaacagaacgcatctgtcacgatcagcacagatatggccgctaggtggcgacagcgccacgcgcggcttatggcaaaccccaaaattagggatcgaacggatgtacttttagctacctgtagcaaagcgacgaaatcgcggagtgagccacgcctaacTGTACTACAAATAAAGGTATACTTACAATCAGTGGTCTAGCATCTGGTCTCGTAGAGGCCGGAGCGGCCGATGTAACGCACCCATTTGATCACGTCGTGGTCCGAGTAGTTCAGTTTGGGCTCGAACACTTTTAGGTAGCGGACCTAAAGGGGAAAATTGTCGGTTCAAAACTATGTAGGTATACTTCAAATAACGAATGATTAAGATGGTATATAGCAGGACTGCAAAATGCCAATTTTATATGGGATAGCGCGAGTTGCGAAGTTTATTGACGATACCTGGGGCTGATTGCATAACAACTTGTAACTAATAATATTATCGAAAGTCGCTTTGTAATCAAATGAATTGAAAAGAGACTTCCTGAATGGAATTTGAAACAACGAGAATTAAGGGACTGAAAAACTAACCTACATAGGCGGATAATTATGGCACAGTCTATAAAACAATACAGTCATTCAACGAAGCCggtagacagg is a window from the Cydia fagiglandana chromosome 13, ilCydFagi1.1, whole genome shotgun sequence genome containing:
- the LOC134669808 gene encoding protein hairy-like, whose amino-acid sequence is MEKRRRARINNCLNELKALILNVMKKDPASHSKLEKADILEMTVKHLGGLRSGASDRFRAGYRRCLSEVARFPGLDIELRKRLVKHLEGLAPGVRPVTPTSTLDVDDAVSPSTVLISADPSSVHLIPTRLPNGDVALLLPANVNANTLGSWPAVDAPTLVPFSRDPCYSPASSAGSPRPADLAPLALVARKTQDKPWRPW